One Mycobacterium kubicae genomic window carries:
- a CDS encoding ribonuclease J has protein sequence MNEELAPPGPLAPGGLRVTALGGISEIGRNMTVFEHLGRLLIIDCGVMFPTHDEPAVDLILPDLRHIEDRLEDIEALVLTHAHEDHIGAIPFLLRLRPDIPVVGSKFTLALVAAKCREHRIKPVFVEVAEGQRSTHGVFECQYFAVNHSIPDALAIAVHTGAGTVLHTGDIKLDQLPLDKRPTDLPGMSRLGDAGVDLFLCDSTNSEVPGVGPSESEVGPTLHRLIRGADGRVIVACFASNVDRVQQIIDAAVALGRRVSFVGRSMVRNMGIARELGFLRVADSDVVDIAAAEMMAPDQIVLITTGTQGEPMSALSRMSRGEHRSITLTSGDLIVLSSSLIPGNEEAVLGVIDSLAKIGARVVTNAQARVHVSGHAYAGELLFLYNGVRPRQVMPVHGTWRMLRANAKLAASAGVPAESILLAENGVSIDMVAGKASIAGAVPVGKMFVDGLITGDVGDITLGERLILASGFVAITVVVKRGTGRPVTAPHLHSRGFSEDPKALEPALRRVEAELEQLVAANVTDPIRIAQGVRRTVGKWVGETYRRQPMIVPTVIEV, from the coding sequence GTGAACGAAGAACTCGCTCCGCCGGGTCCGCTGGCCCCGGGCGGGTTGCGGGTCACCGCGCTGGGCGGCATCAGCGAAATCGGCCGCAACATGACCGTTTTCGAACACCTGGGCCGGCTGCTGATCATCGACTGCGGGGTCATGTTCCCCACCCACGACGAACCCGCCGTCGACCTGATCCTGCCGGATCTGCGCCATATCGAAGACCGGCTCGAAGACATCGAGGCGCTGGTGCTCACCCACGCGCACGAAGACCATATCGGCGCCATCCCGTTCCTGCTGCGACTGCGTCCCGACATTCCCGTCGTCGGCTCCAAGTTCACGCTGGCGCTGGTGGCCGCCAAATGCCGCGAACACCGGATCAAACCGGTGTTCGTGGAGGTGGCCGAAGGACAGCGCAGCACCCACGGCGTCTTCGAATGCCAATACTTCGCCGTCAACCACTCCATTCCCGATGCGCTGGCCATCGCCGTGCACACCGGGGCGGGCACGGTGTTGCACACCGGTGACATCAAGCTGGACCAGTTGCCGCTCGACAAACGGCCCACCGACTTGCCCGGCATGTCGCGCCTCGGTGACGCCGGTGTCGACCTGTTCCTGTGTGATTCGACCAATTCCGAGGTCCCCGGTGTCGGACCGTCGGAAAGTGAAGTGGGCCCGACGCTGCACCGGTTGATCCGCGGCGCCGACGGGCGAGTCATCGTGGCCTGCTTCGCCTCCAACGTCGACCGGGTCCAGCAGATCATCGACGCCGCAGTGGCGTTGGGCCGACGGGTCTCGTTCGTCGGGCGCTCGATGGTGCGCAACATGGGTATCGCACGGGAACTGGGCTTTTTGCGGGTGGCCGATTCCGACGTGGTCGACATCGCGGCCGCCGAGATGATGGCGCCCGATCAGATCGTGCTGATCACCACCGGCACCCAGGGTGAGCCGATGTCGGCGCTGTCACGCATGTCGCGCGGCGAGCACCGCAGCATCACGTTGACGTCCGGCGACTTGATCGTGTTGTCCTCATCGCTGATTCCCGGTAACGAAGAAGCGGTTTTGGGCGTCATCGATTCACTGGCCAAGATCGGCGCCCGAGTGGTCACCAATGCCCAAGCGCGCGTTCACGTTTCCGGGCACGCGTACGCCGGTGAGCTGTTGTTCCTCTACAACGGTGTGCGGCCGCGGCAGGTCATGCCGGTGCACGGGACCTGGCGCATGCTGCGGGCCAACGCGAAACTGGCCGCCAGCGCCGGGGTGCCCGCCGAGTCGATCTTGTTGGCCGAGAACGGCGTCAGCATCGACATGGTCGCCGGCAAGGCGTCGATCGCCGGGGCGGTGCCGGTCGGCAAGATGTTCGTCGACGGTCTGATCACCGGCGACGTCGGTGACATCACGCTGGGCGAGCGGCTGATACTGGCGTCGGGGTTCGTCGCGATCACCGTGGTGGTCAAGCGTGGCACCGGGCGCCCAGTTACCGCCCCGCACTTGCACTCTCGGGGCTTCTCCGAAGACCCCAAGGCGCTGGAGCCCGCGTTGCGCAGGGTGGAGGCGGAGCTGGAACAGTTGGTGGCCGCCAATGTCACCGATCCCATCCGCATCGCTCAGGGCGTGCGCCGCACGGTCGGCAAATGGGTCGGCGAAACCTACCGTCGTCAGCCGATGATCGTGCCCACGGTCATCGAGGTCTAG
- a CDS encoding SAM-dependent methyltransferase, translated as MARNPVAQTAFGPMVLAAVEQNEPPQRRLVDDDLAELFLPAPLRWLVTATRPALARRLFIGASEWTGRGLWANLACRKRFIGDKLAEAIGDVGAVVILGAGLDTRPYLLTRQVRIPVFEVDLPVNIARKAKTVRRVLGGPPLSVRLVALDFERDDLLTALAEHGYLPDYRVFFICEGVTQYLTEHAVRRTLEGLRPAAPGSRMVFTYVRRDFIDGSNRYGTRTLYRSVRQRRQLWHFGLLPEEVEAFIGEYGWRLVEQAGPDELVQRYVEPTGRKLKASQIEWSAYAEKI; from the coding sequence ATGGCACGAAATCCTGTGGCGCAGACCGCTTTCGGACCGATGGTATTAGCGGCCGTCGAACAGAACGAGCCGCCGCAACGGCGCCTGGTGGACGACGACCTCGCCGAATTGTTTTTGCCGGCCCCGCTGCGCTGGCTGGTCACCGCGACGCGTCCGGCGCTAGCCCGGCGTCTGTTCATCGGCGCGTCGGAATGGACCGGTCGAGGGTTATGGGCCAATCTTGCGTGCCGCAAGCGCTTCATCGGCGACAAACTCGCCGAGGCGATCGGCGATGTCGGCGCGGTCGTCATCCTGGGCGCCGGCCTGGACACCCGCCCCTATCTGTTGACGCGACAAGTTCGCATCCCGGTGTTCGAGGTGGATCTGCCGGTCAACATCGCCCGCAAGGCCAAGACGGTGCGCCGAGTGCTGGGCGGGCCGCCGTTGTCGGTTCGGTTGGTGGCGTTGGACTTCGAGCGCGACGACCTGTTGACCGCCCTGGCCGAACACGGCTATCTCCCCGACTACCGGGTCTTCTTCATCTGTGAGGGAGTGACGCAGTATCTGACCGAACATGCGGTGCGGCGCACCTTGGAGGGGCTGCGCCCGGCCGCGCCGGGCAGTCGCATGGTGTTCACCTACGTTCGGCGCGACTTCATCGACGGGTCGAATCGATATGGCACCCGCACGCTGTATCGCTCGGTGCGTCAGCGACGGCAACTGTGGCACTTCGGTTTACTGCCCGAAGAGGTCGAGGCGTTCATCGGCGAGTACGGGTGGCGGCTGGTGGAGCAGGCCGGACCCGACGAACTGGTGCAGCGCTATGTCGAGCCCACCGGCCGCAAACTCAAGGCCTCGCAGATCGAGTGGTCGGCGTACGCGGAGAAGATCTAG
- a CDS encoding mycofactocin-coupled SDR family oxidoreductase yields MVRPAEGPLKGRVALITGAARGQGRAHAVRLAADGADVIAVDLCEQIASVPYPLASSEDLAATVKLVEDTGARIVARQGDVRDAASLSSALQAGLDEFGRLDIVVANAGIAPMAAGADGWRDVIDVNLTGVHNTVEVAKPVLIEQGSGGSIVLISSAAGLAGIGSADAGSIGYTAAKHGLVGLMRVYANLLARHNIRVNSLHPSGVDTPMINNEFTRQWLADLVAESGSPPDMGNALPVQILQPEDVANAVAWLASDQARYITGVTLPVDAGFIVKK; encoded by the coding sequence ATGGTCCGGCCGGCAGAAGGCCCGCTGAAAGGCCGGGTTGCGTTGATCACCGGGGCCGCCCGCGGCCAAGGGCGCGCACACGCGGTCCGGTTGGCCGCCGACGGAGCCGACGTGATCGCGGTCGACCTGTGCGAGCAGATCGCCAGCGTGCCCTACCCGTTGGCCAGCAGCGAGGACTTGGCGGCCACCGTCAAATTGGTCGAGGACACCGGCGCCCGAATCGTTGCGCGCCAGGGTGACGTCCGGGATGCCGCCTCGTTGTCGTCGGCGCTGCAGGCGGGGCTCGACGAGTTCGGCCGGCTCGACATCGTGGTGGCTAATGCGGGCATCGCCCCCATGGCCGCCGGCGCGGACGGCTGGCGTGATGTCATCGACGTCAACCTCACCGGTGTGCACAACACCGTGGAGGTCGCGAAACCCGTTTTGATCGAACAGGGCAGCGGCGGATCGATCGTGTTGATCAGTTCGGCCGCGGGTCTGGCCGGCATCGGCAGTGCCGACGCCGGCTCCATCGGATACACCGCGGCCAAGCACGGGCTGGTCGGGTTGATGCGGGTATACGCCAATCTGCTTGCAAGGCATAACATTCGGGTCAACTCCCTGCACCCCTCGGGGGTGGACACACCGATGATCAACAACGAGTTCACCCGCCAGTGGCTCGCTGACCTCGTCGCCGAGTCCGGTTCGCCGCCAGACATGGGCAATGCTCTGCCGGTGCAGATCCTCCAGCCCGAGGACGTCGCCAACGCGGTAGCGTGGTTGGCGTCCGACCAGGCCCGCTACATCACCGGTGTCACCTTGCCCGTCGACGCGGGCTTCATAGTTAAGAAGTAA
- a CDS encoding putative quinol monooxygenase: MPVVVVATLTVKPESVDTVRDILTAAVEEVHGEPGCQLYALHQSGETFVFVEQWADAEVLQAHSTAPAITKMFTAAGEHLAGAPDIKMLQPVPAGDTAKGQLRS, translated from the coding sequence ATGCCCGTTGTCGTCGTCGCCACGCTGACCGTCAAACCCGAATCGGTCGACACCGTCCGCGACATCCTGACCGCCGCAGTGGAAGAGGTACACGGCGAACCCGGCTGCCAGCTGTATGCGCTGCACCAAAGCGGTGAGACGTTCGTGTTCGTCGAGCAGTGGGCCGACGCCGAGGTGCTCCAAGCGCACAGCACCGCCCCGGCCATCACCAAGATGTTCACCGCGGCCGGCGAGCACCTCGCGGGGGCGCCCGACATCAAGATGCTGCAGCCCGTCCCGGCCGGCGACACCGCCAAAGGACAACTTCGGTCCTGA
- a CDS encoding FtsK/SpoIIIE family DNA translocase: MTVTSVAVGADGVIATRLAGMASKTVARSGSRTSRSNSSSRGASRGGRAATPTRAPRKRANKPVKRVNRPTRRRNQSLLISAGSACGRGLRAAWLMAAKGTGSAARSIGRAGDIEPGHRRDGIALVLLGVAVIIAASSWFDAARPVGAWVDMVLRTFVGSTVVLLPLVAAGVAVVLMRTQPTPDTRPRLILGGSLIALSILGLRHLWAGSPEAPELRRRAAGFIGFAIGGPLSDGLTAWIAAPLLFIGGLFGLLLLTGITIREVPDALRGMFSTRLFQGPFLDDEDYYDEEYDDDFPGDDADTVEVAREDFSDGYYDETPPRPDDQPRAWPSANALPDEEAGDEAPTVPEPVVSRRRSKKKDTQPLDRVIEGPYTLPPLELLVAGDPPKKRSAANTHMANAIGEVLTQFKVDAAVTGCTRGPTVTRYEVELGPGVKVEKITALQKNIAYAVATESVRMLAPIPGKSAVGIEVPNTDREMVRLADVLTAPSTRRDHHPLVIGLGKDIEGDFISANLAKMPHLLVAGSTGSGKSSFVNSMLVSLLTRATPEEVRMILIDPKMVELTPYEGIPHLITPIITQPKKAAAALAWLVEEMEQRYQDMQASRVRHIDDFNEKVRSGAITAPLGSQREYRPYPYILAIVDELADLMMTAPRDVEDAIVRITQKARAAGIHLVLATQRPSVDVVTGLIKTNVPSRLAFATSSLTDSRVILDQAGAEKLIGMGDGLFLPMGAGKPIRLQGAYITDEEIQAVVAACKDQAEPEYTEGVTAAKPTGERADVDPDIGDDMDVFLQAVELVVSSQFGSTSMLQRKLRVGFAKAGRLMDLMETRGIVGPSEGSKAREVLVKPDELAGTLALIRGGANADGSDDD; the protein is encoded by the coding sequence ATGACCGTTACCAGTGTGGCGGTTGGTGCAGATGGTGTTATTGCGACTAGGCTAGCGGGTATGGCTAGTAAGACCGTCGCCCGCTCCGGAAGCCGAACGAGCAGGTCAAACAGCAGTTCGCGGGGCGCGTCGCGGGGCGGGCGGGCCGCCACGCCGACTCGGGCGCCCAGGAAGCGCGCGAACAAGCCCGTCAAACGGGTCAACCGGCCCACCCGGCGGCGCAACCAGTCGCTGCTGATCTCGGCCGGATCGGCATGTGGTCGGGGCCTGCGCGCGGCGTGGCTGATGGCCGCTAAAGGCACCGGCAGCGCGGCGCGGTCGATCGGCCGAGCCGGTGACATCGAGCCCGGACACCGCCGCGACGGAATTGCGCTGGTTCTGCTGGGCGTGGCGGTCATCATCGCCGCCAGTTCGTGGTTCGACGCCGCTCGTCCGGTGGGTGCGTGGGTCGACATGGTGTTGCGGACGTTCGTCGGCTCCACGGTCGTCCTGCTGCCCCTCGTCGCCGCCGGGGTGGCCGTGGTGCTGATGCGCACCCAGCCGACGCCCGACACCCGGCCTCGGTTGATCCTGGGCGGCAGCCTGATCGCCCTGTCCATCCTCGGATTGCGCCACCTGTGGGCCGGCTCGCCCGAAGCCCCGGAACTGCGCAGGCGCGCGGCCGGATTCATCGGTTTCGCGATCGGCGGGCCGCTTTCGGACGGGCTGACGGCCTGGATCGCCGCGCCACTGCTGTTCATCGGCGGGTTGTTCGGCCTGTTGTTGCTGACCGGCATCACCATCCGCGAGGTGCCCGACGCCCTGCGCGGCATGTTCAGCACCCGGCTCTTCCAAGGCCCCTTCCTCGATGACGAGGACTACTACGACGAGGAATACGACGACGACTTCCCCGGTGATGACGCCGACACCGTGGAGGTTGCGCGCGAGGACTTCTCCGACGGCTACTACGACGAGACCCCGCCGCGTCCCGACGACCAACCGCGGGCCTGGCCGTCCGCGAACGCCCTGCCGGACGAGGAGGCCGGGGACGAAGCCCCGACCGTGCCCGAACCGGTGGTCTCGCGCAGGCGTTCGAAGAAGAAGGACACCCAACCGCTGGACCGGGTCATCGAAGGCCCGTACACGCTGCCGCCGCTGGAGCTGCTGGTCGCCGGCGACCCGCCGAAGAAGCGCAGCGCGGCCAACACCCACATGGCCAACGCCATCGGGGAAGTGCTCACCCAGTTCAAAGTCGACGCGGCCGTCACCGGCTGCACCCGCGGGCCGACCGTCACCCGCTACGAGGTCGAGCTGGGGCCGGGAGTCAAGGTCGAGAAGATCACCGCGCTGCAGAAGAACATCGCCTACGCGGTCGCCACCGAGAGCGTGCGGATGCTGGCCCCGATCCCGGGCAAGTCCGCCGTCGGCATCGAGGTGCCCAACACCGACCGCGAGATGGTCCGGTTGGCCGACGTGCTCACCGCGCCGTCGACCCGCCGCGACCACCACCCGCTGGTGATCGGGCTGGGCAAGGACATCGAGGGTGACTTCATCTCGGCCAACCTGGCCAAGATGCCCCACCTGCTGGTCGCCGGCTCCACCGGCTCGGGCAAGTCCAGCTTCGTCAACTCCATGTTGGTGTCGCTGCTGACGCGGGCCACCCCCGAAGAGGTCAGGATGATCCTGATCGACCCGAAAATGGTGGAACTGACGCCTTATGAAGGCATTCCGCACCTGATCACGCCGATCATCACCCAGCCGAAGAAAGCCGCGGCCGCGTTGGCGTGGCTGGTCGAGGAGATGGAGCAGCGTTATCAGGACATGCAGGCCTCCCGCGTTCGCCACATCGACGACTTCAACGAAAAGGTGCGCTCCGGTGCCATCACGGCGCCGCTGGGTAGCCAGCGCGAGTACCGGCCCTACCCCTACATCTTGGCGATCGTCGACGAGCTGGCCGACCTGATGATGACCGCGCCGCGCGACGTCGAGGACGCCATCGTGCGGATCACCCAGAAGGCCCGTGCCGCCGGCATCCATCTGGTGCTGGCCACCCAGCGCCCGTCGGTCGATGTGGTCACCGGGCTGATCAAGACCAACGTGCCGTCGCGGCTGGCGTTCGCGACGTCGTCGCTGACCGACAGCCGCGTAATTCTGGATCAGGCCGGCGCGGAAAAGCTGATCGGCATGGGCGATGGTCTGTTCTTGCCGATGGGGGCGGGCAAGCCGATCCGGTTGCAGGGCGCCTACATCACCGACGAGGAGATCCAAGCCGTCGTCGCCGCGTGCAAGGACCAGGCCGAACCGGAATACACCGAAGGCGTCACCGCCGCCAAACCCACCGGTGAGCGCGCCGACGTCGACCCGGACATCGGCGACGACATGGACGTGTTCCTGCAGGCCGTCGAGCTGGTGGTGTCCAGCCAGTTCGGCTCGACGTCGATGCTGCAGCGCAAGCTGCGGGTCGGGTTCGCCAAGGCGGGCCGGCTGATGGACCTGATGGAGACCCGCGGCATCGTCGGGCCCAGCGAAGGTTCCAAGGCGCGGGAGGTGCTGGTCAAGCCCGACGAGCTGGCCGGGACGCTGGCGCTGATCCGGGGCGGCGCCAACGCCGACGGCAGCGACGACGACTAG
- a CDS encoding amino-acid N-acetyltransferase, with protein sequence MTETPREFRPLVRRARTSDVPAIKQLVDTYAGKILLEKNLVTLYESIQEFWVAELPDVPGKVVGCGALHVLWSDLGEIRTVAVDPAVTGHGIGHAIVNKLLEVARDLQLERVFVLTFETEFFGRHGFKEIEGTPVTAEVYEEMCRSYDIGVAEFLDLSYVKPNILGNSRMLLVL encoded by the coding sequence GTGACCGAAACTCCTCGGGAATTCCGGCCGTTGGTCCGGCGGGCGCGGACCTCCGATGTGCCGGCAATCAAACAACTCGTCGACACCTATGCCGGAAAGATCTTGCTGGAAAAGAATCTCGTGACGCTGTACGAATCCATCCAGGAATTCTGGGTGGCCGAACTGCCCGATGTACCAGGCAAAGTGGTGGGCTGCGGGGCGTTGCATGTCTTGTGGTCCGATCTCGGCGAAATCCGAACCGTCGCCGTTGATCCCGCCGTGACCGGCCACGGCATCGGCCACGCGATCGTCAACAAACTCCTGGAAGTGGCGCGAGACCTGCAACTGGAGCGGGTGTTCGTGCTGACCTTCGAGACCGAATTCTTTGGCAGGCACGGGTTCAAGGAGATCGAGGGCACCCCGGTCACCGCCGAGGTGTATGAGGAAATGTGCCGCTCCTACGACATCGGTGTCGCCGAGTTCTTGGATCTGAGCTACGTCAAGCCCAACATCCTGGGCAACTCCCGCATGCTGCTGGTGCTGTAG
- the pgsA gene encoding CDP-diacylglycerol--glycerol-3-phosphate 3-phosphatidyltransferase, protein MSGHPETGQTPTRARIANLANVLTLLRLLLVPIFLMALFYADGHHTSARVVAWAIFAVACITDRFDGQLARNYGMATEFGAFVDPVADKTLIGSALIGLSMLGELPWWVTVVIMVRELGVTVLRLAVIRRGVIPASWGGKLKTFVQAVAIGLFVLPLSGVLHTAAVVVMGIAIVLTIVTGIDYVASTLRGIRQTTG, encoded by the coding sequence GTGTCGGGGCACCCGGAAACTGGACAGACCCCGACTCGTGCCCGCATCGCCAATCTCGCCAACGTCCTGACTTTGTTGCGGCTGTTGCTGGTTCCCATTTTCTTGATGGCGCTGTTCTATGCCGATGGTCATCACACGTCGGCCCGCGTGGTGGCGTGGGCGATTTTTGCCGTGGCGTGCATCACAGATCGGTTCGACGGACAGCTGGCCCGAAATTACGGGATGGCCACCGAATTCGGAGCGTTCGTCGACCCGGTCGCCGACAAGACGCTGATCGGTTCCGCGCTGATCGGCCTGTCGATGCTCGGCGAGCTGCCGTGGTGGGTCACCGTGGTCATCATGGTCCGCGAACTGGGCGTAACGGTGTTGCGGCTGGCCGTAATTCGCCGTGGCGTCATTCCCGCCAGTTGGGGCGGCAAGTTGAAGACGTTCGTGCAGGCGGTGGCGATCGGGCTGTTCGTGCTACCGCTTTCCGGTGTGCTGCACACCGCCGCGGTGGTCGTGATGGGCATCGCGATCGTGCTGACCATCGTCACCGGTATCGATTATGTGGCGTCGACGCTACGAGGAATTCGTCAGACGACCGGTTAA
- the clgR gene encoding transcriptional regulator ClgR, translated as MASLVREVIGDVLRGARTSQGRTLREVSDSARVSLGYLSEVERGRKEPSSELLNAICDALQVPLSQVLTDAGERMAREEHAAALAAPASRASIDVSTKVVIPQVASLAVA; from the coding sequence ATGGCGTCATTGGTGCGCGAGGTCATAGGCGACGTTCTGCGCGGAGCCCGGACTTCGCAGGGCCGGACGTTGCGCGAGGTGTCCGATTCCGCCCGGGTAAGCCTCGGCTACCTCTCGGAGGTCGAGCGGGGCCGCAAGGAGCCGTCCAGCGAGTTGCTCAACGCGATTTGTGACGCGTTGCAGGTTCCGTTGTCCCAGGTGCTCACCGACGCCGGTGAACGGATGGCGCGTGAAGAACATGCAGCCGCCCTGGCCGCGCCGGCCAGCCGCGCCAGCATCGACGTCAGCACCAAGGTGGTCATTCCTCAGGTCGCTTCCCTGGCCGTGGCCTGA
- the pspA gene encoding phage shock protein PspA has translation MANPFVKAWKYLTALFNSKIDEYADPKVQIQQAIEEAQRTHQALTQQAAQVIGNQRQLEMRLNRQLADIEKLQVNVRQALTLADQATAAGDAAKAAEYNNAAEAFAAQLVTGEQSVEDLKTLHDQALQAASQAKKAVERNAMVLQQKIAERTKLLSQLEQAKMQEQVSASLRSMSELAAPGNTPSLDEVRDKIERRYANAIGSAELAQSSVQGRMMEVEQAGIQMAGHSRLEQIRASMRGEALPAGGTATPGAASGTPAVESQRGAVPENPFGQ, from the coding sequence ATGGCCAATCCGTTCGTCAAAGCGTGGAAGTACCTCACTGCGCTGTTCAACTCCAAGATTGACGAGTACGCCGACCCCAAGGTGCAGATTCAGCAGGCCATCGAGGAAGCGCAACGCACGCACCAGGCGCTGACCCAACAGGCCGCACAGGTGATCGGTAACCAGCGCCAACTGGAGATGCGGCTGAACCGGCAGCTGGCCGACATCGAGAAGCTGCAGGTGAACGTCCGTCAGGCGCTGACCCTGGCCGACCAGGCGACGGCCGCCGGGGACGCGGCGAAGGCGGCCGAGTACAACAATGCCGCCGAGGCGTTCGCCGCCCAGTTGGTGACCGGTGAGCAGAGCGTCGAAGACCTCAAGACGTTGCACGACCAGGCTCTGCAGGCGGCGTCGCAGGCCAAGAAGGCCGTCGAACGCAACGCGATGGTGCTGCAGCAGAAGATCGCCGAGCGCACCAAGCTGCTCAGCCAACTCGAGCAGGCCAAGATGCAGGAGCAGGTCAGCGCGTCGCTGCGGTCCATGAGCGAGCTGGCCGCGCCGGGCAACACTCCCAGCCTCGACGAGGTGCGCGACAAGATCGAACGCCGCTACGCCAACGCGATCGGCTCGGCTGAGCTTGCGCAGAGCTCGGTGCAGGGCCGCATGATGGAGGTCGAACAGGCCGGCATCCAGATGGCCGGTCACTCTCGGCTGGAGCAGATCCGGGCGTCGATGCGCGGCGAGGCGCTGCCCGCCGGCGGCACGGCCACGCCGGGCGCGGCCTCCGGCACGCCGGCCGTGGAAAGTCAGCGTGGCGCTGTTCCCGAGAATCCGTTCGGCCAGTAA
- the pspM gene encoding phage shock envelope stress response protein PspM — protein sequence MAVRSSERGHRRGLLQRGFETVGDLAELAARKISAATDPRARLLRRRRRALRWAWIFTAGVAFWALVTAVLAAWGWFALLLQITGAIAVLEVIPATLLFFRYHWLKSEPLPAQRPAISRRLPPPGSAARPAMYALGASERGFFSLLGVIERGAMLPADEIADLTEAAKRTSAAMAATAAEVVSMERAAHDSTSSREYLVPTINAYTAQLGAGVRQYNEMVTAAAQLVSSANGNGVGAAASQQRYRDELTGATDRLLGWAQAFDELGGLRRA from the coding sequence ATGGCGGTGAGGTCGAGTGAGCGGGGGCATCGGCGGGGTCTGCTGCAGCGCGGCTTCGAGACCGTCGGCGATCTGGCAGAACTAGCCGCTCGCAAGATCAGCGCCGCCACCGATCCGCGGGCCCGGTTGTTGCGTCGCCGCAGGCGGGCATTGCGGTGGGCCTGGATCTTCACCGCCGGGGTCGCCTTTTGGGCGTTGGTGACCGCGGTCTTGGCGGCCTGGGGCTGGTTTGCGCTGCTGTTGCAGATCACCGGGGCGATCGCGGTGCTCGAAGTGATTCCGGCGACGCTGCTGTTCTTCCGCTACCACTGGCTGAAGTCCGAGCCGCTGCCCGCTCAGCGACCCGCGATTAGCCGTCGGCTGCCGCCGCCGGGGTCGGCGGCGCGACCGGCGATGTACGCCTTGGGCGCCTCGGAACGGGGATTCTTTTCGCTGCTCGGTGTGATCGAGCGCGGCGCGATGCTGCCGGCCGACGAGATCGCTGATCTGACGGAGGCGGCCAAGCGGACTTCGGCGGCCATGGCGGCGACCGCGGCAGAAGTGGTGTCGATGGAACGAGCCGCCCACGACTCGACGTCGTCGCGGGAGTATCTGGTGCCGACCATCAACGCCTACACCGCGCAATTGGGCGCCGGCGTCCGTCAGTACAACGAAATGGTCACCGCCGCCGCCCAATTGGTTTCATCGGCCAACGGCAACGGGGTGGGGGCGGCGGCTTCCCAGCAGCGGTACCGCGACGAGTTGACCGGAGCGACCGATCGCCTGCTCGGGTGGGCGCAGGCGTTCGACGAACTCGGCGGGCTGCGCCGGGCGTAG
- a CDS encoding DUF5313 domain-containing protein, which produces MSGERGRTKPNALQYVRYCYGHRLPDSMREWVRNDLAGKGATARMMARVAVPCVLVLLPFWFIPTTLDVHLSMTLPILIPFVYFSHALNKIWRRHMLRVHGLNPDLADERARKRDAHIHQAYIDRYGPRPPA; this is translated from the coding sequence GTGAGCGGTGAACGGGGCCGCACCAAGCCGAACGCACTGCAATACGTTCGCTACTGCTACGGCCACCGACTGCCCGACTCGATGCGGGAGTGGGTGCGCAACGACCTGGCGGGCAAGGGCGCCACGGCGCGGATGATGGCGCGCGTCGCGGTGCCCTGCGTCCTGGTGCTGCTTCCGTTTTGGTTCATCCCCACCACGCTCGACGTGCACCTGAGCATGACGCTGCCGATCTTGATCCCGTTCGTGTACTTCTCACATGCCCTGAACAAGATCTGGCGCCGGCATATGTTGCGGGTGCACGGCCTCAACCCGGACCTGGCGGACGAGCGGGCGCGGAAGCGTGACGCGCACATTCATCAGGCGTACATCGACCGCTACGGTCCGCGACCTCCGGCGTAG
- a CDS encoding limonene-1,2-epoxide hydrolase family protein, translating to MTELTETTANNIRTVEDFLYALQDQDFEAVAAGLDDDVVYENVGLSRIRGGRKTVKILRQMEGRMGFEVKIHRVAADGAAVLTERTDALIFGPLRIQFWVCGVFEVHNARITLWRDYFDFFDMLKATVRGLAGVVVPSVRATL from the coding sequence ATGACCGAGCTGACCGAAACAACCGCCAACAACATCCGCACGGTCGAGGACTTCCTCTACGCCCTGCAGGATCAGGATTTCGAGGCCGTGGCTGCGGGCCTGGACGACGACGTCGTCTACGAGAACGTGGGATTGTCCAGAATTCGGGGCGGCCGCAAGACGGTGAAAATTCTGCGCCAGATGGAGGGGCGCATGGGTTTCGAGGTGAAGATTCACCGCGTAGCCGCCGACGGCGCCGCAGTCCTGACCGAGCGCACCGACGCGTTGATCTTCGGGCCGCTGCGGATCCAGTTCTGGGTGTGCGGGGTGTTCGAGGTGCATAACGCGCGAATCACGTTGTGGCGCGACTACTTTGACTTCTTCGACATGCTCAAGGCGACCGTTCGGGGCTTGGCCGGAGTGGTGGTGCCGTCAGTGCGGGCGACGCTTTAG